DNA from Kryptolebias marmoratus isolate JLee-2015 linkage group LG15, ASM164957v2, whole genome shotgun sequence:
tttctttttgtatgtttgtgagATTAACAATTTACAATTCAGGTGGCAGAGTTGGACTTGCAGCTGTGTAAAGGTTACGCTTGTCAGTTATCCacacgtttgtgtgtgtggactgtGATCatgacttttttccttttggcttAAATTATCACTTTAAATGACAGAtatgtgatgtgtgtgtgtgtccatgtgtttgtgtgtctgaatcAGTGTTTAAGTCAAAACATAGTGAAATGAACTGGGTGCTGAAACGTAGCGGCCCTCCGCCCGACAACTGCAATGGCTGCGTGGTGAAATTAAGAGGACTGCCCTTTGGCTGCAGCAAGGAGGAAATCGTCCAGTTCTTTTCAGGTACACGAAGATAGAAATATTGTTTTGAAGTTTGTGTAATGAAATGAACTACACTGCATGTAGATCTAAAATATTCTTCCATACTCATTAGTCATCTAGACTTCAGGTTTTCATTGTTGACATAAGGATCTAAAAGTGCTGAAGtgcaagtaaacaaaacaagacaaactcgTTTACAGAAACTTAAACATAAAGTCTCTTACTACATATTATTCATTGCTCTGTTTGTATTATTATCCCTATTTTTTCCTTTGCAAATTTGTACTAAACAAAAGGCTCCCGAAACTCTGAAGAAGTAGTTGAtctaaattacattttcttcatttaatttaGCTCTAATGGCCTGGATATATCCTAGGGCCTTGGGAAGTTGTTTCTGTAATTATTACATCTGAACATTAAAGTTCTATAAATGTTTaacagttaatgtttttttaaaagtgccaTATTTAGAAATGTGAGTTGGactgtttgattaaaaagtCCGAGTACTGCAAACTGCACTTTGATCGGTGCTTTCCACCTCACAGGCTAACCTAACAGCAACCCATCACCCCACCACTAAACTGTAATGTTTGTAGTAGAGtcacaaattaacattttgcaACTGATCATTCAGACTGATTAACACGAGTTAGTTATGAGTGTTATGGTCTAAAGGCCACAACACTCataaatgtttgcttgttttagctcattgttTTACGTTCTTCTGTTAATCCATTGTTAACTTTGCTCATATGATTGTAATATTATCTCTTGTGGAAGGGTTTAATAATAGAATGAGTTGGGCTGGTTTGGCAGGGGGAAGACAGTCCCATAAAACTGATCTGGAGTCAgtattatcattatcattatacAGAGCCTCAACTCAGATTAATaatattcaaagttttaaatgcaacaaagaACACTTTTatgactgatttaaaataaatcctgaaatAAGATTCAATGTGACCGGCTATATTGAAGTATAAAATGTTGTAGTCATAATATTGTAACTTGTAAACTGATTCCAGGCCAGTTTTTGGTTTATTGTACTAAAGGGGACAAGCAAGTGTAAATCCAGACCCCTGACTTTCTCACTCTTAATGAAGTTTATAACCAAATACTATCGTTGTTGTTTAGTCATGACACATTAATCCTAAAAGCTCCACTGATGCAATGGGTGTTGTTCTACTCATTCCTACCAGTCTACCTACCGACCTATGTATTTATGTGTGCTTGGGTTAAAGGGTTGAGAATCGTGCCAAATGGGATAACTCTGCCAGTGGACTACCAGGGGAGGAGCACAGGGGAAGCCTTCGTGCAGTTTGCCTCAAAGGAGATAGCAGAAAAGGCTCTGGGGAAACACAAGGAAAGAATAGGGCACAGGTGGGACAGATGGGAGAGGGACGGGCTGGATTGGGTTGGGTTTCTATTTTAGCATTTGATGGGTGGTCATATTAGAATGATTGTGATATTAATGAGATGGGATCTGCTTTCGTTGAACAAAAAGTATGGGTTGGTTGgtgggttaaaaaaatgttggtaaTGCAGTAGAAACATGGTCATTTAATTGGGTGGGGGAATGAAATATTAAGAAGGTTGTAATGGGTTTAAtgttaaaaagcaaattttGACGTTGGTGTggtcattaaatgttttaaactgttttgtgttaGTTAAGACAACATCTATAGTTTGTTTACATGCTGAGATGTTAGCTTACAGTGATATAGGGACCAAGTTTGCCTCTATCAGCAGAGCGTCACAGTGATGCTGAATCAGAACAAACTACCACATAAAGGTCTTAGAAAGACTTATTAAACTGTAGGTAGCAGTAGTAAGGTTGGcatagattttaattttatctttgcAGTTGTAGGCCTAGCCAACAGTGAGATGTTTTTAGGGTTGTTTAGACATTCAGACTactattaaaaattattatctTGTCCCTGTGTCAGTGTCAGTCATATGTCTCTGTAACCAGTGTTCAACCATTTCTGCATCTTAACCCTCTCCTTTATTCCCCTTATATCCTACGGACCTCTCGTGTTGCAGGTACATAGAAATCTTTAAGAGCAGTCGCTGGGAGGTCAAATTCCATCATGACGTTCCCCGGCGGGGAATGGGAAGCCAGAGACCGGGGCCCTATGACAGACCTGTAATGTCGGGCCCAAAGAGTGGGCTTTACGGGCCCGGTCGCAGTGGGGGTCTGATGGACAACATGAGGAGCGGAAGTGGTTACGGAGGAGGTACACTGACATTCACATACACGTTGATATGCATTTAACCACCcgagtttttatctttttataaaaaataaagcattcacTAATGGGTTCCCCGGCCcacaaaacagcttttatgtttttaatgtatgtTGCTCTGTGTCCAGGTTACAGTAGCTTTGACAACTACAATGGTTTCAGCAACTACTGTTATGGCAACGGCATGTTTGATGATCGAGTGAGAGGAGAGAGGGGAATGAGAGGTAAAGTTCAAACATTAATTACCTTCAGCAGCTGGAAAATCAGACATGCCTACAGTTTAGTAAAACTGCTGAAAGAATGAAATGGTTTCCCACCTTTGTTTATATACTTGTAATGTTTGGAACAACaattttaaaactacattttgtgTTAGGATTTAGTTTCATCAAACTGGGCTTTTACCTGGAAAAACTCATTTTAGATTTAGCATATTTAAATAAGAtctattatttaaatttcatAATATTTGGTGTTTGTTTCACTCCTATTGTGCATTTAGCAGTTTTTTCAATGATCGTTGTGTTTCTTTCCTTCAGGAATTGGAGGCCATGGTTACAGTGGACAGTCTGACAGTAGCTCAGGTTTTCACGGGGGTCATTTTGTGCATATGAGAGGTTTACCTTTTCGTGCCACAGAAGGAGACGTTGCGAAAGTAAGACCACAAGCTTAATTTTAGAGTTTCTCCAACAAATACTAACCATGGCGCCAGCAAATTCAGCTCCTTTTTGTCTAAATAAAGTAgagttaaaatgtaataaagtcTTCTGAAAGGTCTGTTACTTATCTGTTTACACAGAATATTTGATGTGTGTTCTTTCTTTATGGTCTCTCTGATTTTTGGTCCAGATTTTTGGATGTGCATGTCATTGTCTGGTATTTAGTCACATTATTCTCCAGTGACGTAATAGTAGTGTTAACAAAGGAGTTTTACTTACCTGTTAAGGATTTTAATCTTTCCAGAAACTGCAGCTTCATAAGCAGGATCtcttgactgttttttttttattttattcagacatttattacagctgtttttttttttatttcagttctttgCTCCTCTGAATCCACTGAGAATTCACATCGACGTGGCGCCGAATGGCAAATCAACTGGAGAGGCAGATGTGGAGTTTCGCACCCACGACGACGCCGTGGCAGCCATGtctaaagacaaaaatcacatgCGTACGTCCGTTTTATCACCCCCACCcctttgatttgtttcagacaggaacacacacacgaCTTCCAGGATACTTGATACTTTGGCTCTAACTGGTAGTGAGGCGGGAACATTTTATtcttcagaaaacaaatgttttaatcttGTGCCAATGATTACACTGAAGGCAGTAGTAAACAGGAACAGGTTTTTCAGGATGAATGATGTTCTGATGTTTTGCCCACAGAGCATCGCTACATTGAGCTGTTCTTGAACTCAACTTCCAGTGGAGCATCTGAAATGAGTGAGTTCCCTTTCGAGCAATCACAAATCAATTAAGCTTGAATTACTAATATTCCAGTCATGAGAACTTCCCAGAGTTCATTTTACATGCtttcattttgttatattttaggTCGTGGCAGTTACTATGGTAACTCAGGAGGCGGCGGCTCACGAAGCAGTGGGCTACGAGGCGTATACTGATGATGTCCCTTCACTCTTCTGATCCATCCTGGCAGTTGTTTGCATTTCTTAAGGCCACATTTAATCGACTAGCATTTTCCTACGGAGGAAAGCCGACGGGGTGAAGTTTATTTAGTGCAGGACTGAAGTTTAACTTCGGAGCACTATTTCCACATCGTACCTAAACCAAATGAAGAACAAAACGGCTTCTCACCATTAAAACGTAGGAGCTGTAATATGTATtgaacatacttttttttttcccaacatttTTTAGAGACAATTGGATACAGTGTTATAGTTAATAACACGATTATAAGATGTAGTTGCAGTGTGTGTTGGAAAGGTGcgttttcagtttggttttagtgCTCTAAAATGAAATCAGTTCAGAAAGTTTTCAGTGCTAAAGACAGAACCAAACTTTGTTCAGAGTCATGGCTGTGACGTTTGTTTTATGTACAAAAAGTTGGGTGGTACTGCGGTGTTTTCACGTGGAATGTGATCAAACATGTAACGAACATGAACGACGTGAAGAATGATTACAGACCTTTCTTTacataggattttttttttcttttttaagtctgGCTTTGTTTAttctagttttaactttttctttgtaAGACCATCTCgacacactgaaaacaaatttgTATCCAATTTCAGATCAGCTTTCCTGGTTTGAATTCTTTCATAATTGATGCAGTGtgctttttataaatgttttcacaGTTCTTTACAGAAGACCTAAGTTGAATATTGTGTTCCACTCTTAATGAGAGGAAGTGAAACAAAATCTCTATATTTGAGCTGTAACATAGCCTATGAAGCTGTTGTAAATTTGCCTAATAAATTTTATATGtaactgtcttttttatttccctgaCTTGACAACGAGTGAAAAGGAAgtgaactaaaaaaagaaaagtgctctCTGCCAAAATTAAAACCAGCTGTAGTCAAGATAATAGATTTTTGgcattaaatttaatattagGACATGACTCTGTCAGCTTAAATATTAACATTATATACAAAGTATTGTATCAACACTGTacaagtctttgttttaaaaaaaaaatacagaaaatgggGATATACAAGGTGGACATTGCacaagaggagaagaaaaccTGATCTAGGTTCACTTGAGAAGTATTCATTAAGTTTTATCGAACAAAAGCTACATGGAAATGAATACTTCCAGTTTATACCAAATCACAGATTGTAAACAGTTCAAAACCTCCATATGCACTGCACTGCACTTATTAAAACCCACAACTCAAATTTATAAGAAAAAGGTTAGAGTTTCCGACTTCTTGTGAggaatgaagcttttttttccccacaacacAATGGACTTCAAGTTTACAGTGACAGTTCAAACAAGTTACCTGAAATAATCATATGCACAAGATTagaaaaatcaggaaaatgtatgatttgcatgtgtgtttaaagtagttcttcagcagaaacagactgaatcTGTTGCTCTTCTTGGACCTTTCAGCAGCAGTCACTCCATTAGTCTGGCTTTATTCTCAATCAACCTTGAAATGTTTTGGGCTCACCTTTTTATATTAAGGTACAGGGTTTATTTTGGCAACATGAGAAGGAAAGGTGTTTGCAGAGTCTTAAATGGCACAATTAAAAGCAAACTTCTGTCAAAGTCAGAGCCTCATCAGGGAGTGAGTGTCAGCAGCGCTCAGGCTGCTTGAAATGTAAATTTCAGGACGTAAGACTTGTCCCATACTAGGCTGAGATGTGTCCAGCAGGTCTTTCTCATACAGCAGACTTAAAAtatattcttcttctttcactgCAATTAAACTAAAGTAAACCCAGACTGGTTTCAGTTTTCACAGagcaaaaataactttttttttttaaactttactgtAGTATCTGGTTTGTATTTAACAAGTCAATTTGGCTCGATGTTGAGAATCTgtgtaaacatttcattaagacAGTTTGTGTTAATTTCACTACAAAAATGATAATCTCATGTGCCTGGCTATAAACAGTTGATGTAAAGTTTCAGGTTTGCAACATATTTTGATTCGACtgtaaaggagaaaaaaaaaactgtttggttCAGAAACCTATCAGCTTTTAGCAGAAGTCGTCAGTGCAATTTCAATTTCAGTTCTTTATAAAGTTGCTTCTTCTTTCATAACCAAACTGAATGAACAGTACACCTGCTGTTCAGCTtcaaatatttctattttttaagtatttaacaCACAAAGTGTGGTTGTCTGACCCATTTGCTTCAGTTTTACTGCCAGATGTCAAATTAATCTTTGACGGTAAAGGatgtaatgttaaaaaaaaagaaatctaccTGTTCTGTTATAATGTAGAACATTTTGGCCCCCATTATTTCAAGCATACTGCTTCCTGTtcagagcagctgcagaaacagatgaTGCAGGCACCTCTCATTTaaccttaaacaaaacaaaaaaaaacaagttacacGTCATAAACTTTTAGTGCACGTCGTTCTCCCTTAGCAGCAAAAACAGCTAATATGAATTTGTAGATGGTTGGTAGGAAGAGGTTGAGAGGTTTGATTTCAGATGTCCTGGCAGCGGTGCAGGTCTCCCTCATGTTGTGTTGGAGGAGCAGCGCTGGAGGAGAAGGGCGTGGCAGGTGTCACAAACTCGGACCGGTTTGGGAGACGCTGGCAGAGGAAGCTCGTTGTCCGAGCAGCTGTTACAGAAAATCTCCCCACAGTTCCTGCAGTGGTGCTGTGGACAGACAGTAGAACAAAAAACGTTCATCTTCCTTTAGGGCGGCTCATGTTCTGTCAAGTCTGTTACTCTTTTCACAATGCAGAATTACTAGTAGTTCTCCCTAAAAGTAAACTTTGAGGTAAAACTGGTTTGAGATGTgggtaaataataatatttaaaagcGATTACGTTAAATTGATGAGGATTTCTACCTCAGTAACAattctttattttgatttcacTTATTTGAAGTCCACTGAGTAGCTGACCTTTCGTCTTGAGATGGAGAATTCCTTCTCACACAGCTTGCAGTGAGTCGCTTCTTTGTCCTTCAACCAAACTTGACCCCCCTAAAACCAAAAACTTTTTACTCAGAAGtagcaacaagaaaaacaatcttAACTTCACTATATGTTTAGAAAGTTACTGCTGAAGGAAATATAATGAAACTGAAGGCAATgttccagaaaaaaagtttctaaaacaaaaaaagaaggcattCAATAACATAACATTTATATGATAATGTGGATTCTAAGGTCTCACAGTGGAGgtcaggaagctgctgctggtgatCCACTCTACATATAACTAACGACTCTTTGCAGAGCCCCTTTGTCTGCAGCAACACCCCACGCAAGAATGCCTTTCCTGGGAAAACCTACTTTTGAATGTGTTGTTTCAACTTATTGAAGAAATAAGCTCCCGAGGCACAGAATGAAATTCTACTTCTGGATCCGTCTGTGACCTTACCTGCAGAGCTTTGTTGGCTTCTTTGATGTCCTCAATCTTTAGTTTAGAtctgacaacaaaaaataaacgaaagaaaaacagatttagacAGCAATGTGGAAATGAAACAGGAGACTGAAAGGAGAggagattatgttttttttaattagacgTTACATACTCGCTAAGCTTGGAGCCGAGTTCCTCCAGAGCTTGTTCTTGGTCCTCGCAGATCATCTTCAGCTGAACGTTTTCATCCTGGAGACGATGGAACTCCTAAAACCAGTCGAAGTAAACCACAGACGACACAAGTCACACGTGCTGACAAATGCAAGACAAATCTATTTGataaaacattgtgtttttgctcttttcacCTTTTTCAGTCCATTGATTTGTAACGCCTCTGTGCTGAGCTGGGCCACCGTatctttttctctgtccagatcgTTGTGCAGCGTCTGTCTCCACTCCCTCTCTATCTTCAGGTCTGTCTCCAGCTGCTGGCTGGAAGTCCATCAtaaccataaaaaaaatgtagagaGAACATGAACTACTGTGCAGggatttttaaagaatatattAGTACTGTcttcttgtttcatttaaacGTAGGGGAAGCCTGCTACTTTTTGAACAATGAAGTTACTTAGCAAATGTCGAATGCTTCATTTATAGTCCTGCTCCTAGATTAGAGATGATAACCTCTAGGGAGCGCAAAGGCTGCTGAGGTGTTCAAGGTACATGTGAATTTGTGCAAGTGTACCACTGTTCGATCTCTGTGGGTGATGTGCTTACAGCTGCTTCTCTCTGTGCTCGATTTGCCGCTGCAGACTGTCGGCCTTGTTGGCAAAGTCCAGCTTGAAGCGCCTGGATCCCTCCTCGGCTGAGGTGCGGTGCCTCTCTGCCTCCTGTAATCTGCACCATTATAACCAGGGACAAACTCAGGACCATGGAGAGAAAAGTCTGGGAGGCGTGTGTGCAAGgggggagaaaataaaacaaaaagtgatgGAAGGGAGAATTGAAGGGGGTACGAGGGGGGGGGCGGTTTAAAGACTAACCCTTGTGGTTGTGAAGATAAAGAAGGTATGGGTAAAggctgaggtggaggagggTGTTGTAATCTGCTCTTTTACAACACCAACAAGTAAAACTATGTACCACAGAGGGGTCAGGTTTTATATGTggacctacaaaaaaaaaccattgagGAATACTAAGGGATGGTGtaatacacaaaacaacaacaaaattaaaaaactgaatgaaaaagttaaaaataactaaCCCAATGCCACTTGACCAGTGACAGATAAAATGATCCTTCACTACGATGAATTCTTTTGACATCTCTCACCATGATGATTTATAAACAGGTTAAACAGGTTGGTTTACCTCTCAGgatatttatttgctttagagCGTATAGATGACAGAATTCTTGGTGTCCGTGGgtgattttatttctaacaaagTGAGAATTGCAAGTGGAGTACCTCAAGGCTCAATTCTTGGTCCAtattatgtttggttttttttatgctttcttttaCACATATTGTACAGAAACATATTGTAAAGTATCAGATGACTGACAACTGTATACTTCCTGATCGTCAGATGATTTAAAACTTATGCGCCGTGTAAAGAAGTGTATAAgtattaatataaaaatgtcAGACGATAACTATAtcgttaaaacaaaaatattatcaatttttgatgtaaaaactaAGAGAGCATTTCCCAGCTCTTctcagttttctctttgttcatGAAATATGAAGCACAAATTGCATAAAATATCCTACATTCTGATATACAAAAATCCTCTTGTTCACCAAGAACTTATTTCCTTGTTTGTAATTTGGTTAGTAATATCATAACTCAGCCCCAGGAAACACACATGGGGGATTTTTAGgtctaataattttattttaaaattccgGTCATTATAAACTGCACACTATTCAGCAACAAGCTGAACATGGTTAAAAACTCAAACTACGCTCAgcactttcaaaacatttaactttattaatcaCCGTGGTAAAAGACAGTACTTGTGAGTTTTCAACAGCTGTACTGGGTCTTTAATTCTCTACAAATTGAAAGTATTATAAACATGTAGTTACAATAGGCAGAAGAATTATTCCCCAAGATATAATCATGAAAGTCAGTAAATATCCCAAGACAAACACAGTAACGCAGGTCCCTTAACAGAGGTTTACAGCCCTGAAAGGAGTTCTTACACTTGGCTGAGTAGTCTGTTCTGCAGACACAAAACACGATTCACACAAAAACCTCTGGTCCTACTTAAAGAAAACTTaacttttttccagttttcactGCAGGTTGTGAATCTCAAGGAGACAAGTTGTGTCCAGTTTCTCTTTAAAGTGTTGGTGAACTACATTTACTCAAAAACTAAATCGACATTTCATGTTGTGGGTGAAATTTTGAAACTTAGCAGCTCTCAAATTCTTATCAGTAACAGTCTACTACTTTCTGCAATGCCATCCAGTGGTTGCAACATAACATTAAAATATCACATGACGTTGTGCCATATCTAAAGCCCAAACTAAATGCTCACGACTCATATGCAAAGGCTTAAGTGTGAGAGCACGAGGAACCGATTTCAGACACAGACGGGATCGTCACAGCCAGTTCGAAGCAGGTCAGAAGGTGTAACACATGCAAGACAAACCAGCAACAGAGTAGAAGCAGGAGGCTGCATGAACACAAGCCTGTCTGACTGCACATCTGCAGGGAACCTCACCAGCCAACTGGGATTAAATCAGGGCTGCAGGAGAAAGCCATTTAGTCAGATTGCTGAGGTGGTTCTCACACTGCAGCTCAACTTTTACAGCTGAACTGTGAAACTAAATGCCCTCTAACAAACAGCAAAGCACAGTTATTCAGATATCCTAGCTGAGCCAACATGGACGCCACTGTGGGACTACGTTAACATTATTCTGCTGACAAAATGCTCTTTAAATACAACAGCAACAACTGTATTATTTCTGAGAGTCAAAACTATTTTATTCGTTGTCTTAAAAGCATATAAACAGACTACTGGAGAGTGTGTAACATTTGTGTGCTCGCCTAAACATGTGAGTTAATATAAAGTGTGGTGTATAATTAATTCAAAATGTGtcttcagtttcattaaaactactTTAAAGAAGTGATAATTGGACAGTTCTCTGTCCAGTTAAATGCAGCTACTTGAAATGCAGCTGTCTGAACATTCAAAAACTTTTTCCGTATTGGTACCAACATATCTGGAtgtaaatcaaacaaacataaaacttgtTGCAAAGATCGCAATGAATCCCAGGGTTTGGTTGATGAAAGTGTCTCAGGAACCAAACCAAACATGCAGTCCAGTTCCACCTGATTCTGTGGCAGCTCTTAGACCCTAAAATTGTTTGGATAGTGTGTGTAAAATAACAGGAATGTTCAGTGAAGTTCAGTCAGTCCTCAGAAAGAGATATCCTTCACTAGCTTGTACTGGTGCTCTGTGTCCGTGCTGGCACACTTAACAAATGACATGGCAAGTGTTCTGGTCTGACTGAGCAGATCCTTATCACTGCACAGAGGAGcaggaacaaataaacaaataaattaaaatcagcaggaaaaaaaaaacaatccaccATGAAGGTTTCAAGGGAGCAAAATGAATGGAGGGATGGTACAAACATGATGAACAGAAAGGAGGGAAGAGGgaggaaagaaaggaagaaaggatGTCAATACATCGGTATTCTAAGTGGCTACAGTTACACTCAACATTTTTCTGACTTATCATCACAAGCATAGCATGAAGTGTGAATGAGATGTTGAAACCAAGGAGTCTGATTTCAGGCTGCCAGGTTCACGCTGTAATCAGATCTCTACAGACTGGAATATTTCCTTTGAGAGTGCGCATGACAAATGAGAAGAGGTTGGGAAGTGAAGGAGGGGATGGTAATGGAGACAACAGATGATTATAACTGCATCtgacaaaatatgaacatttcaGGGCAGGCTACATTTGCAAAGAGATGCCGAGTTAACAAAATGAAAGCGACGACaacaaatgacaaattatttCTGTTCCAGAGTCTCTACAATAAACAGCATGTAACTCTGAAGGACTCCCCCCCACAA
Protein-coding regions in this window:
- the hnrnph3 gene encoding heterogeneous nuclear ribonucleoprotein H3 isoform X1 — encoded protein: MMSSNDDGYVVRIRGLPWNCTQEEVASFFSDCDIVGDLGGVCLTYSKDGRSTGEAFIELKTSEDYKNALAKDRKYMGHRYVEVFKSKHSEMNWVLKRSGPPPDNCNGCVVKLRGLPFGCSKEEIVQFFSGLRIVPNGITLPVDYQGRSTGEAFVQFASKEIAEKALGKHKERIGHRYIEIFKSSRWEVKFHHDVPRRGMGSQRPGPYDRPVMSGPKSGLYGPGRSGGLMDNMRSGSGYGGGYSSFDNYNGFSNYCYGNGMFDDRVRGERGMRGIGGHGYSGQSDSSSGFHGGHFVHMRGLPFRATEGDVAKFFAPLNPLRIHIDVAPNGKSTGEADVEFRTHDDAVAAMSKDKNHMQHRYIELFLNSTSSGASEMSRGSYYGNSGGGGSRSSGLRGVY
- the hnrnph3 gene encoding heterogeneous nuclear ribonucleoprotein H3 isoform X2 is translated as MSSNDDGYVVRIRGLPWNCTQEEVASFFSDCDIVGDLGGVCLTYSKDGRSTGEAFIELKTSEDYKNALAKDRKYMGHRYVEVFKSKHSEMNWVLKRSGPPPDNCNGCVVKLRGLPFGCSKEEIVQFFSGLRIVPNGITLPVDYQGRSTGEAFVQFASKEIAEKALGKHKERIGHRYIEIFKSSRWEVKFHHDVPRRGMGSQRPGPYDRPVMSGPKSGLYGPGRSGGLMDNMRSGSGYGGGYSSFDNYNGFSNYCYGNGMFDDRVRGERGMRGIGGHGYSGQSDSSSGFHGGHFVHMRGLPFRATEGDVAKFFAPLNPLRIHIDVAPNGKSTGEADVEFRTHDDAVAAMSKDKNHMQHRYIELFLNSTSSGASEMSRGSYYGNSGGGGSRSSGLRGVY